The window GTCACTGGCGGGTGAGAAGCTGGTCTCGGTCTCGTCCAGCAGCGGCAACCGCAGCTTGATCGACAACGCCTTCTCGCGCGTGCCGCAGCGCCCGGTGATCCAGTACGAGACCAATCACGTGGCCGGCGCCATCAGCCTGGTCGCCGCTGGGCTGGGGGTGGCCCTGCTGCCGGAACTGGCCATTCGCAATGCGCCCTACAAGGGCATCGTGGCGCGCCCTGTGACCAGTCCCGTGTTGAGCCGCGCCATGGGCTTGATCACCTTGAAGGGCAGGGTGTTGAAGCCGGCTGCCGCGACCCTGGCGCAAGCCCTGCGCGATGCCATTTCGACAAGGTCGGGCAAGTAGATTTTTGCGCGGTCGCTGCTTATTTTTTGTGCGGTTTATTGGGAGGGCAGGCGGGACCGGCGCTGGCGTTGCGAGGAAATCGCTTATCCACAGGTTTATGCACACAAATCGGGGATAAGTTTCCTGTGGGGACGGGGCTTTGGGAGCCGTTGCGCAAATTATTTGCAAAACTGCGGGCCATAAAAAAGGCCCTCGCATGCGAGAGCCATTTTCAGATGTGTTCGTTGCAGCCCGGGCAATGTGGATTGGTGTTGCCGGTTCTCGCCTTGCCTTCAAAAAAGCCGTTCTGGCCGGGGTTTTTGAATCCTCTCAGAAATGTCTTTTTCCGGAGAGGGGGTGATTATATAGCCTGGATAAAAAAAATGATACGGTCGACGGCAGAAAATTATTTAGCGGAGAAGCCGCCGGATGTTCCTGGGTGAACGGGTAGCCTGCTTCGTACAGGATCCATCCTTTGCCCTGCGCGCAGGCGGCTTCACGATACATGAAGGCCTTGACGATCTGTTCCCTGCCCAAGGCGCAGGTTTCGCCTTTACGCACGACGAAGGCAACTTCGTCGGCCTCATCGGCTGCCCTGAATACCGGCACATCCTGCGTTGCATGCCACTTGCCCTCAGGCTTGCTACAGCCATGCAGGAGTAGCGTAGCGGTCAGTAAAAGGAGCCGAGGGCTTTTCATCGCCGGGGATAGTCGTTGGTCTTGACTGCGCGCTTGGAACGTTGGATCACGATGAGCAATTCTTTTGGCGAGACGCCGACATTGGATGCTGGCGCGAACAGAAACCGTGGATCGTGAGCCAGTATGCCAATGCTTTCGAGCACATCGGCCACGTTGGTGGAGCAGCTATTTGACACCAGATTATATGGTGCGTCTGCCCGGATTCTACGTTCAAGTTCTTGCTGTATCTTCTCTTTTTCAATCTGTGCGACGCGAAGTACTACGCCGAGAGAGTCTCGATAGGAATTGTCCGCAAGATATTTGGTCCGTGCGCGCTTGTCGTAGCCCTTGTGCGCCATCCCGTAAACAGTGCCGCCAACATCGATAGCGACATGACCCCATTGTGATCCGCTGCTGATCAGGCGACCGTCGCTGACGATAACTTCGATGGTCGTCGAGTCAGTATTGATGGGCTTTGGAAGGTTGTCTGCATGAGGCGTTGTCTTTACCTTGCCGACCAGCCGAAGGGTTTCGCCGTCGGGGCTTTTGATGGTCTGATCGGCCATTGTTTTACCCTGCCACAAAAAAACTGACTTGCTCTGCTTGCTGGCCGGTCAGGTGGAAATGCGTCCTGCCCGCGTCGTCGGTTGTTCCATACTCGATCTCACCATCTTGCGTCTGGCACGCGTAGTAGGTGTGGGGCATCGGCTGTCCATTGGAGTCGAGCAGCACATAGCGATCATCAAACCCTGCGCCGTCCATGAACGCCTGGGCGGCCGTTAGTTCTTTCGGGGCGGCGCGCTCGGCCAGTAGTACGGCGCCACAGCTGGTGATGTCGCCCTCGAGCGCGCTGCGAACCCCGAAGACGCTCATTCCAGATGCCTGCGAAATGGTGTGTCGATGGGGTGCGCATTTTGGGCAAAAAACGATATCGCCCAAGCGCGCCTGGGCGATTCCCCCGTTCCAGGTACTTTGCCGGAAACCGGTCATTACGATGCCTCCATGACTGGTCTTGTCGCCCAGCCAACTCATTCCTTTGCCGTTGAAAGTGGGTCGCGCCGCTCCGTTCATGCTGTTCTCCTTCTGGGCATAGTGAGCGCTCCTTTCCCGCGTCAAGGGCAAAGCCAATCTGTGACGCATAGGATTGAATCGGATTGGAAGGGCGCTCTGGATTGGTCTTGTCGCGGCTACTGGGCCGGACTTGGTGGCGGCAAGTATTCCTCAATTGCTTTTGTGGTGGCGCATGAAGGGCGGCTTACTCAGCATTTTTCAAAAACATTTGAACGTGCAGGTCTATGCGATGGCCGGGCGCCGGCTTTGTTTGCGGTCCGTCACTTCTGTCCTTGGTTTGAGCTTTTTGGCAGGGTGAGCCGGTAGTGAAGTGGGTAAGCCAACGAAAGTCGGCAGTGGTCAGATGCCAGGCTCATCAGCCCATCGAATCCAGAGATCGATGGTGAAGTCATTCAAGGCGACTTCGCTTGCCATGAGTTTTTTGTGAGAACCGCAAGGGCGGCCATACCCGGCAAGATCAAGTGTCCCAAGCGGAGTTGTGCAGTACTTGTCCGCACAGTGCTGTAGATTCTTGATCTACCAAAGAAAAACGCACCCATGTGGGTGCGCGTTCCGTTTCAACGGGTAGCCTGCTCGGGTAGCCTGCTTCGTGCATGATCCCTCCTTTGCCCTGCAGACAGGAGATGTTCACGGCAGGCAATCCAGTCAGCGTGAAGAGATCAGGGCAGCTTTGGGTCCTGGTAGCTCTCGTCGATCGCCACCCCTTGTTGTCTGAGAACTTGCTCGGCGCGCTCCCTGTCCTGTTTGAGCAGCTTCAGTTCTTCCGGCAAGGCGGCTTGCCAGTCGGCTCTCCTGGCCGGGCCGACGATCCGGCGGGCCTCCTCGTTGGCGCCGTTCAGGGAGAGTTTGACGAAATACGCTCCCTTCTTGTTGACATCCTTGCGCTGGGGGTCCCGGGTCAAGGTCAACATGAGATAGGCGTTCTCCAGCTGGAAGCGCCACATGGTGTCGTCGGGCATGCTCATCCACTCTTGCAGCGAGAGCGGGTAGTCCGGATCCAGGGCATAGGTGCGGGAGCTCAATGCATAGCGCAGGGCAGTGCTGCCCTTGAGGCGCGGATGGCCGCGTCCCACATAACGTTGCCAGCCCGCCTTGCGGATTTCCTGTAGCAGCGCCAGGAAGCGCTGACGCGCCAGGTCATGCGGTATTTCCTCTTCGGTCGCCAGACCCGCATACACGTGCCACTCGACAATATCTTCACTGGCAAAGTTGGGATCATCGCTTCCCGAAATACCGAGCACGTCCTTGATCACGGCGACGTGATTTCCCGTCTTGACCTGGACGGTCCCCAGTGCATTGCGCGGCCAGTCCAGCGAATAGAAATTGACGTTGGGCGGCCGGTTGAGCAATTTGATCTGGTGCGGGTAGCGCGCAAGCAATGCCTTGCCGGACTGGTTGGGCGTGATTTCGATGGTTTCGGGCATCTTCTGGACGTTCTCGTTGTGGTCGGGTGAGCAAGCGCTGACAAGTGTGACGAGCAGGGCTGCAGACAAGGTCGCGCCAAGGCGCATCAGGCGTTTTCGTATCATCGCAGTGGTGGCATTCAGAGCGGTGCGCCAAACATGTAGGTCGGTTGATAGTTCTGCATTTGGTCCATGTTGACCCAACCCGCCATCGCATTCAACTGGCTTTCCATGTACGCTCCTTGCCTTTGCATCAGGTCATGGAAGATATCGGCGACGCTGGTAATCCATTGCATACGACTCTGGAAATCTTCCAGAACGGTCTCCTTGGGCGCCTCTGATTTCAATTTCTGGTCGTCGATGTCGCAGGCGCTGGTGAAGGCCATCTGGAGTTTTGGGGAGAGCGAGCGGATGCCGCGCAAGCGCTGCACCCATACCCAACGTGCAAAACAGGCGTCATCGTAGATCAGGGGTTGCAATATCACGCCTTGCTCATGATTGGCGATGGCGATGAGATGTTGGTACTTCAGTCGTTCCTGGTCTTCGCCCGGCCTGCTGGATTCGATCTGCTTGACCAGGTCGAATGCCTCGACGATGTGGTCGTGCCTGTGCATGTTGGCGATCTTGGGCAGCGCTTCATCCATCCAGGGATAGTTGGCTACCTGGTCCTTGACCGGCTTGATGTAGGCAGAGGCGTCCCGGCACGAGACGCACTGATCGAAACTGTTGCGAAAGCGTGTGTAATACCAGTGCCATCCGCTGATGTCATAGAACAGCCACAGATTGCCTTTTGCCAAGCCCTTGAATACCGGATCGATGATCGGCACCCGCAGATCGTCCAGTGAACAGGCCACCGTCTTGCTGGCGAAGGCGCCCAGCGCCATCCAGTAGAAGCGCCCCTTCTTGGTCGGCTCGCCATAGTCTTCCTTCTCCAGATAGAAGCGAGCATACGTGGCGGAGATGCGCCGGGCGCGGTCACTGAAGACCGGGATGATGGAGCCTTCGTTGCGTCCATGCAGGGTGCACAGGCGCTTGGTGCTCATCTGCTGGATCATCGACCACATCAGGTTGCAGTCGCACTTCAGTTCCTTGCAGGATTTTTCCGTCGTATTGGTCTGCGACTCTACTTTGTCCGGAGCGCCCATTGAGTGTGTCCTGTTGATTTATCTGTTTCGCGATCAGCTCTGGCCGCAACGACCTTGAGCCGCTCCATGGCAAATTCCGCGTCCTCATGGTGGTCAGGCGCGCGATGCCAGAGGCCAGCGCCGAACAGGGGCGCGAGGACAGCGGAGGGGGCCTCCGAAGTGGCCAGGTTCAATGGCAGCAGACCTTGGCCCGAAGAGTTCGGGGAAGCGGGAATCATGTGCTTGGCCTCATTGTCGTTGTCATTATCCCCATCGGCGGGCGATGGATTGTTTGTGACCTGTTTGCGCAAAGACAAATGTTGCGATGACGGTGCGCCTTGCTGGCATAAGCGACTTAGAGACAGGCAGTCGGGGAAAAAGTTCTCGCCGGCTGCGAGGGTGTTCGACACACGGAGGATGGGGGGGTGATGCTGAAAGAAGTTAGCCAATCCTGCAGACAATAAAAAACCCGCTGTGTCGGCAGACATGCGGGTTTAAGAACATCATCGGACTTCGTTCAATACTAACTAATACTGTGTGGTGCCGGGAGCCGGAATCGAACCGGCACGCCTTGCGGCGCGGGATTTTGAGTCCCGTGCGTCTACCTATTCCGCCATCCCGGCGACGCAAGCCGGCAATTATGTATGATTTCGCTCCGAGGAGCAAGCCCTCAACACGGTCAGCCATGCCGGGCGCGGAAATTATTTACCGCACACCGCCTCGATGGCCCGCTCACCGGTGGAACCAGGGATGGGATCCTGCAATTTCACGTCCGAATACGCCAGCTGCGGCGCCAGCAGCAACTGCCCACGCCCATCGGCCTGCGCATACATCTTGCGGCTGCCAAAGCCCAACTGGCGGTTGCCGCAATCGAAGTAGGCCGTCGAGATCTCGGACAGGTAATACGTCTTGCTGCCCTGGCCCATCAACAGTTGCGGCCGGTGCCAGTTCAGCAGGATCTGTGCCTGGCGCACGCTGCGCGTAGTGACGATGCTGCTCTTGTCGATGAAGAAGCTGCCAATGCTGTTCTCACCCAGCGGCAACCATTCGGCATGGGCCGTCAGGCCAGTCGTGGCCAGCACCGCGCCCAGCAGCAGCGCTGCGCGCCGCGCAGAAAAAAAGGAAAACACACTATCCATATCGGGGCCGGCGTCGCGTCAGCTCATCATCATGGCCAGCATGGCGACATCGTCTTCCAGCATCAGGATCAGCACGATGCTCCAGAAGAGCAGTTGCGCCAGCACCCAGTGCTTTGCCGTGTCCAGCCTTGCCACCATGTCCAACCTGCCGATCGCGAGAAATTGAGTTGCAGTAATCCTAACATGTCTACGCAAATTGACATGCTGCAATCTCAGGGAAATCGCCGGATGCCGCCGCAAGCAGGCAAAGGCAAGGGCAGGGGTAGGGGCAGGGCTGCTGACCGGACCCGCGCCGCCAGGTCCGGTCAGCGCCGCTCAGATCGCTGCTGCAATCGCCTGGCCGACCTCGGCGGTGTTGCTCTTGCCGCCCAGGTCGGGCGTGGTGGGGCCATTGACCAGCACGGTCTCGATGGCGGCCAGCATGGCGTCGTGGGCCTGGCGGTACTTGCCCTGGCCGTCGCCGAGGAAGTCCAGCATCATCGCGCCCGACCAGATCATGGCCACCGGGTTGGCGATGTTCTTGCCGAAGATGTCCGGGGCCGAGCCGTGCACGGGCTCGAACAGCGAGGGCAGTTCGCGGGTCGGGTTGATGTTGGCCGAGGGCGCAATGCCGATGGTGCCGGCGCAGGCCGGGCCGAGATCGGAGAGGATGTCGCCGAACAGGTTGGAGGCTACCACCACGTCGAAGCGATCCGGGTTCAGCACGAAGTGCGCGGTGAGGATGTCGATGTGGTACTTGTCGCGGCGCACGTCGGGATACTTCGCGCCCATGGCTTCGACGCGCTCATCCCAGTAGGGCATGGTGATGGCGATGCCGTTGGACTTGGTGGCCGAGGTGAGGTGCTTCTTGGGGCGGCTTTGCGCCAGGTCGAAGGCGAACTTGAGGATGCGGTCGGTGCCTTTGCGGCTGAACACCGATTCCTGGATCACGGTCTCGCGCTCGGTGCCTTCGTACATGCGACCGCCGATGGAGGAATATTCGCCTTCGGTGTTCTCGCGCACGACGTAGAAGTCGATGTCGCCAGGCTTGCGGTTGGCCAGCGGGCAGGGCACGCCGGGCATCAGGCGCACCGGGCGCAGGTTGACGTAGAGGTCGAAGTCGCGCCGGAACTTGAGCAACGAACCCCACAGCGAGACGTGGTCCGGCACCGTGGCCGGCCAGCCGACCGCGCCGAAGTAGATCGCTTCGAATCCCTTCAACTGCTCGAACCAGTCGTCGGGCATCATCTTGCCGTGCTCGGCGTAGTAGTTGCAGTGGGCCCAGTCGAAGTGGGTGAATTCGATGTCGATGCCGAATTTCTTGCTGGCGGCCTGGACTGCGCGCAGGCCTTCGGGCATGACTTCCTGGCCGATGCCGTCGCCGGCGATGACGGCGATCCTGTGGGTCTTGCTCATCTCTTGTGCTCCTCTGCTCTGACTGGACGATGGAAGGCGGGCGCATCACGGACTCATCAAGAGTTCACGGCGAGCGCGTCATGGGCTTCATCATAGAGCGCTTCCCTGTTGCGATCATCCACGAACTGGTGATTCCATAAAACACGAATCGTGAATGATGCCGAAAACGCCAGGCGACAAAAAAGGCGCTGCCAGCACGGTCAGCGCCTCATCGACGGCCCAGGGGAGGGCGGATCAGCCGCCCGCTTTCTCGCTCCAGAGCGTCACGCCCAGGGTGTGCTCGGCGCCGGGCTCCAGTTCCACCAGGTCTTCCATCACGTTGGCCGTTTCCACGCACAGCATGCGTTGCCAGGCGTCATCGGCGAACTGTGACAGCCGGCGCGCCTTGCTCACCCAGGGGTTCCAGACCACCGCCGAGGTCGAGCCGCTGGCCTCGATCTGGATGCGGCGGTTCCAGCCATCGTCGCGGATGGACAGGCGCGGCGGCAGGTCCAGGTAGATGCGGTCGGTTTCGCTGCTGACCACCAGGGCGCGCTTCTGCTCGCGCTCGGCCCAGCCTTCCAGGGTCTCGATATAGCGGTGGCCTTCCAGGCCTTCGATGGTGACGTCGTGGATGCTGCTGACGGCGAAATAGCTATGCAGCGCCTGCGTGAGGGCGAGATGCTGCTCGCTGCCATTGCGGGTGGTGAGCTTGAGGTGCAGGCGGTCGTCCAGCAGGATCTCCAGGCGCAGCTCGATGCCCGGCGGCAGGTGGCGCAGCGCCGGCGATTCGCTGGTGGGCGGGATGGCCAGCACCAGGCGCACGCTGTCGCCCTCGATGGCGTTCTCCATCAGCAGCCAGGGAATGCCGCGCACCAGACCGTGCGCGGGCAGGCGGCCGCCCGAGTGCAGCGATTGTACCTGCGGCGGGTTGCGCATCAGGTCGCCGAACCAGGGCCAGCAGACGGGAATCCCGCCGCGCACCGAGTTGCCGGCCTCGAAGGCGGCTTCTTCGCTCATCCAGATCAGCGGTTCCTGTCCATGCTCCTGGTAGCGCAGCACCTGCGCGCCCTGTTCGGCAATGAGCAGTTCTGCCCGCGCAGTCTGCACGCGCAGGCACTGCAGCTGGTTGACTTCGATGCGCTGGATGTGGGGAAGATCGGGCGGGACTTCCTGTTCGTCGATGAGGCTCATGCCGATGTCTCCAAGAGAATTCGTTGCGATGGTGCAAGACTGCCACATTTCGGCCAGTTGCGGGAGATCTGGCCGGCTTTGCAGACGATGCGCCGTGTCTCGCCAGGCCGGAGGAGGGGATCATGGACGGGGCTATAATCCACGGATCGTGGATCTCAATGGCTACATATCGTGAACAATACTCCCTTGCTGGAAGACCTGCGCCTGTTCTGCGTGGTGGCGCGCCACAGCAGTTTTGCGGGTTCGGCGCGCGAGGTGGGCGCATCACCCGCCTACATCAGCAAGCGCATCGCCCTGTTGGAGCAGGCCCTGGGGGTGCGGCTGTTCCATCGCACCACGCGCAGCGTGGTCATGACCGAAGAGGGCGGCAATGTCCATGAATGGGCGCGCAGGATCCTGGATGACGTCGAGCAGATGATGGAGACAGTGAGCAGCGCCAAGCGCGTGCCGCGTGGGTTGCTCAAGATCAGCACCAGCTTCGGGCTGGGACGCAAGGTGGTCTCGCCCTTGCTGTCGCGCTTTGCCAGCGAACATCCGGAGCTGAAGATACAGCTGGAGCTGGTGGACCGGCAGATCGACCTGGTCAATGAGGGGATCGATCTGGATATCCGCGTGGGGGCGGGGCATGAGCCGCATCTGTTCTCCAAGCGCATCCTGCCCAGCCAGCGGGTACTGTGCGCCAGCCCGGCCTATCTCAAGAAACATGGCCTGCCTGCAGACCTGGCTGCGCTGCGCCAGCATCAGTGCCTGGTGATCCGCGAGCGCAACCAGTCCTTTGGCATCTGGCGCATGATGGGGCCCAAGGGAGTGGAGACGGTCAAGGTCTCGGGCATGCTGGCCTCCAATCACGGCGAGATCATCCATCAATGGGCCGTCGATGGTCATGGCATCATCCTGCGCTCGGCCTGGGATGTGGCCGACAGCCTCAAGCGCGGCCGGCTGGTGCGGGTGTTGCCTCAGTATTATCAGGAGGCTGACTTGTGTGCGGTCTATCCCCTGCAGTTGAAGAATTCGGCCAAGGTGCGGGAATGCGTGCGCTTCTTGCAGAAGCATCTGGATGTGGCGGTGTTGCCGGCCATGGCTTGATAGGGAGGACAGGGAGAGTCGGAGGTTGGCAGTGTGCGCATCCCCCTCCCGTTCGGACTGAGTAGCCGCGTGAGCGGCGTATCGAAGACGCGAGGTCCGTAGCGCCTTCGATACGCGCCTGCGGCGCTACTCAGTCCGAACGGTAGGTGGGAGCAATGGCTTCGTGCTCGACACTCTGCGCTCAATGCTTTGAGCTAGGGGGAGGGCGCGGGTGAGTGTGCATCCTCTCCCGTTCGGACTGAGTAGCCGCGTGAGCGGCGTATCGAAGACGCGAGGTCCGTAGCGCCTTCGATACGCGCCTGCGGCGCTACTCAGTCCGAACGGTAGGTGGGAGCAATGGCTTCGTGCTCGACACTCTGCGCTGCAGAATGCTCAACGCTCAATGTTCAGCGCCCATCCAGATGCTGCCGCACGATGCGCTCCAGCGCTTGCGCCACCTGTGATACAGCGGCGTGCTCGG is drawn from Herbaspirillum seropedicae and contains these coding sequences:
- a CDS encoding tartrate dehydrogenase → MSKTHRIAVIAGDGIGQEVMPEGLRAVQAASKKFGIDIEFTHFDWAHCNYYAEHGKMMPDDWFEQLKGFEAIYFGAVGWPATVPDHVSLWGSLLKFRRDFDLYVNLRPVRLMPGVPCPLANRKPGDIDFYVVRENTEGEYSSIGGRMYEGTERETVIQESVFSRKGTDRILKFAFDLAQSRPKKHLTSATKSNGIAITMPYWDERVEAMGAKYPDVRRDKYHIDILTAHFVLNPDRFDVVVASNLFGDILSDLGPACAGTIGIAPSANINPTRELPSLFEPVHGSAPDIFGKNIANPVAMIWSGAMMLDFLGDGQGKYRQAHDAMLAAIETVLVNGPTTPDLGGKSNTAEVGQAIAAAI
- a CDS encoding PAAR domain-containing protein, with protein sequence MNGAARPTFNGKGMSWLGDKTSHGGIVMTGFRQSTWNGGIAQARLGDIVFCPKCAPHRHTISQASGMSVFGVRSALEGDITSCGAVLLAERAAPKELTAAQAFMDGAGFDDRYVLLDSNGQPMPHTYYACQTQDGEIEYGTTDDAGRTHFHLTGQQAEQVSFFVAG
- a CDS encoding surface-adhesin E family protein → MFSFFSARRAALLLGAVLATTGLTAHAEWLPLGENSIGSFFIDKSSIVTTRSVRQAQILLNWHRPQLLMGQGSKTYYLSEISTAYFDCGNRQLGFGSRKMYAQADGRGQLLLAPQLAYSDVKLQDPIPGSTGERAIEAVCGK
- a CDS encoding DUF2515 family protein — translated: MGAPDKVESQTNTTEKSCKELKCDCNLMWSMIQQMSTKRLCTLHGRNEGSIIPVFSDRARRISATYARFYLEKEDYGEPTKKGRFYWMALGAFASKTVACSLDDLRVPIIDPVFKGLAKGNLWLFYDISGWHWYYTRFRNSFDQCVSCRDASAYIKPVKDQVANYPWMDEALPKIANMHRHDHIVEAFDLVKQIESSRPGEDQERLKYQHLIAIANHEQGVILQPLIYDDACFARWVWVQRLRGIRSLSPKLQMAFTSACDIDDQKLKSEAPKETVLEDFQSRMQWITSVADIFHDLMQRQGAYMESQLNAMAGWVNMDQMQNYQPTYMFGAPL
- a CDS encoding D-hexose-6-phosphate mutarotase, coding for MSLIDEQEVPPDLPHIQRIEVNQLQCLRVQTARAELLIAEQGAQVLRYQEHGQEPLIWMSEEAAFEAGNSVRGGIPVCWPWFGDLMRNPPQVQSLHSGGRLPAHGLVRGIPWLLMENAIEGDSVRLVLAIPPTSESPALRHLPPGIELRLEILLDDRLHLKLTTRNGSEQHLALTQALHSYFAVSSIHDVTIEGLEGHRYIETLEGWAEREQKRALVVSSETDRIYLDLPPRLSIRDDGWNRRIQIEASGSTSAVVWNPWVSKARRLSQFADDAWQRMLCVETANVMEDLVELEPGAEHTLGVTLWSEKAGG
- a CDS encoding LysR family transcriptional regulator; translation: MNNTPLLEDLRLFCVVARHSSFAGSAREVGASPAYISKRIALLEQALGVRLFHRTTRSVVMTEEGGNVHEWARRILDDVEQMMETVSSAKRVPRGLLKISTSFGLGRKVVSPLLSRFASEHPELKIQLELVDRQIDLVNEGIDLDIRVGAGHEPHLFSKRILPSQRVLCASPAYLKKHGLPADLAALRQHQCLVIRERNQSFGIWRMMGPKGVETVKVSGMLASNHGEIIHQWAVDGHGIILRSAWDVADSLKRGRLVRVLPQYYQEADLCAVYPLQLKNSAKVRECVRFLQKHLDVAVLPAMA